From a single Silene latifolia isolate original U9 population chromosome 6, ASM4854445v1, whole genome shotgun sequence genomic region:
- the LOC141586622 gene encoding uncharacterized protein LOC141586622 has product MSWLARSIANSLRIDDDDESPPQLPPRNPPENAAEERESDGVKEDLTVFKESLTRQLWGVANFLAPPPPPPLPPTSYRRVGSGLTQPESNSGNHEFDEDDQSPSSPYRRDHMKFRNFDNDENDEVLRNCELRTVVEDDDENGGNDWIGEVAGLTDEVLTFAGNIGHHPETWLDFPVEDDEDFDDFPMSESQKRHTQAVEHLTPRLAALRIELCPAHMSVGFFWKVYFVLLHSRLNKQDAELLSTPEIVEARAEWMQELQKRAKKEPERYNGGRYGSADFDEDYTPTSLQNDHSETHSSWTFASEPATSSTTADSDTEKHVGSTEMQYPEKAVIDEKPFENTNYKYKMQYPEKSVDEKPFENTHYKYKMQCSEKSFIDEKPFENANYKNFTPSVSKTPALQFDDDDDDDDWPEDDCLVQNGKVIPVGIDEDISFSDLEDDDCCIPVISKPDFPV; this is encoded by the exons ATGTCATGGCTTGCTCGCTCCATCGCTAACTCTCTCCGCATCGACGACGACGACGAATCTCCACCGCAACTTCCGCCGCGAAATCCGCCGGAAAATGCGGCGGAGGAGAGAGAATCAGACGGCGTAAAGGAAGATCTCACCGTCTTCAAAGAATCCCTAACTCGTCAACTATGGGGCGTTGCAAACTTCCTCGCTcctccacctcctcctcctctaccTCCGACGAGTTACCGCCGAGTTGGCTCCGGGTTGACTCAACCGGAATCGAATTCTGGCAACCATGAATTCGACGAAGACGATCAATCGCCGTCTTCGCCATACCGCCGCGATCATATGAAATTCAGGAATTTTGATAATGATGAAAATGATGAGGTTTTGAGGAATTGCGAGCTGCGAACTgtggttgaggatgatgatgaAAATGGCGGAAATGATTGGATTGGAGAAGTTGCTGGATTGACGGACGAAGTATTGACATTTGCAGGGAATATTGGGCATCATCCTGAAACTTGGCTCGATTTTCCTGTTGAGGATGATGAAGATTTTGATG ATTTTCCGATGTCAGAATCCCAAAAAAGGCATACTCAAGCAGTTGAACATCTCACGCCAAGGCTAGCAGCACTCAGAATTGAACTTTGTCCTGCCCATATGAGCGTGGGCTTTTTTTGGAAAGTTTATTTTGTTCTTTTGCATTCAAGACTTAATAAACAAGATGCTGAACTCCTGTCAACACCTGAG ATTGTTGAAGCCAGAGCAGAATGGATGCAGGAGTTACAAAAGCGGGCCAAAAAGGAGCCTGAACGGTATAATGGTGGTCGGTATGGAAGTGCTGATTTTGATGAGGACTACACTCCAACATCCTTGCAGAATGACCATTCTGAGACCCATTCTTCCTGGACGTTTGCTTCTGAGCCTGCCACTTCTTCAACTACAGCTGATTCTGATACCGAGAAACATGTTGGGAGCACTGAGATGCAATATCCTGAGAAAGCCGTCATTGATGAAAAGCCATTTGAAAACactaattataaatacaagatgcaATATCCTGAGAAATCTGTCGATGAAAAGCCATTTGAAAACAcacattataaatacaagatgcaATGTTCTGAGAAATCTTTCATTGATGAAAAGCCATTTGAAAACGCAAATTATAAGAACTTTACTCCCAGTGTATCCAAGACACCTGCTTTGCAGTTTGACGAcgacgatgatgacgatgattgGCCTGAAGACGATTGCTTGGTACAAAATGGAAAAGTTATCCCTGTCGGGATTGATGAAGATATATCTTTCAGTGATCTCGAGGATGATGATTGCTGTATACCTGTCATATCCAAGCCCGACTTCCCAGTGTAA
- the LOC141586621 gene encoding uncharacterized protein LOC141586621, whose amino-acid sequence MATSLVDYVKNIWPFSYLIVDDLKLSDRIVRRLSLPDCTKQFIFAINEPSNGATVYILCAQNLSSRSARDVEYLIREVRPDAVIALVGHNILSDIQEHELIESRDAVVPTSAFGVLTRCFMDKSNKDRYENLAGNLVLKEIFDVGFYGHFFVAKRLAEDIGSSFSVLESPFVKSDGDEVDSSSETTTASNILQTLALKSASLVPHNFGPVVCHSRRFLIANDVQSQMVKLVCPLLASSLTKLSPAGSPVESDSYLHESRCNYCPPSFAQSVYPLLMDLHDIFADIPSMGRALAYAQKMFLDVCKGDNINTDLLSEVYTFQIAVEGLRVALNNAGRLPMHKLGNLRSTNINFHELSVEEKSHCLLAQALRSRAKQSKAVVAVVDAGSLAGLRKFWNTPIPEEVKNIVEELVVSEGSVVDGDGEKKWRVSAKPVVAVGAGATAVLGASSLSKVVPVSTVVKVVTMNVPTSLKLFLTHTYKVTGFVLSKILGPSKVMAPGFAGSGAKVSSIFKAAASAEKIRVVTHSVIASAEKTSFSAMRTALYEIMRRRRVQPIGFMPLATFGFSIATCGGLLVCGDGIECAAESFPEAPSIACLGRGIQNLQQTSLAAKRSCGHKIQTAIESLMYRLKNVKVK is encoded by the coding sequence ATGGCGACATCATTAGTCGACTACGTGAAAAATATTTGGCCTTTTTCATATCTCATAGTCGATGACTTGAAACTATCAGATAGGATAGTGAGGAGACTCTCCCTTCCTGATTGTACCAAGCAATTCATTTTTGCAATTAATGAGCCGTCAAATGGGGCGACTGTATACATCCTTTGTGCTCAAAATTTGTCTTCAAGATCGGCTAGAGATGTAGAGTATTTAATAAGGGAAGTGCGACCTGATGCAGTCATTGCCTTAGTAGGCCATAACATACTGTCCGATATCCAGGAACATGAATTGATAGAAAGCAGGGATGCTGTTGTTCCGACTTCAGCATTTGGAGTTTTGACAAGGTGTTTTATGGACAAATCAAATAAAGATAGATACGAAAATTTAGCTGGCAACTTGGTCCTTAAGGAAATTTTCGATGTTGGTTTCTACGGACACTTTTTTGTCGCCAAGAGGTTGGCGGAGGACATTGGATCTTCTTTCTCTGTCCTTGAGTCTCCCTTTGTCAAGTCAGATGGAGATGAAGTTGACTCGTCCTCTGAGACTACTACAGCCAGTAATATACTTCAAACATTGGCATTAAAGTCAGCAAGTTTGGTCCCACATAACTTTGGTCCAGTAGTTTGCCATTCTCGCAGATTTCTCATTGCCAATGATGTCCAATCACAAATGGTCAAGTTGGTATGTCCGTTGTTAGCCTCATCATTGACAAAGTTGAGTCCTGCAGGCTCTCCAGTCGAGTCAGACTCGTACTTACACGAGTCGAGATGCAACTATTGCCCCCCATCTTTTGCACAATCCGTTTATCCACTGCTCATGGATCTTCATGATATTTTTGCTGATATTCCATCTATGGGCCGTGCTCTCGCTTATGCACAGAAAATGTTTCTTGATGTCTGTAAAGGAGATAATATAAACACTGATTTATTGTCTGAAGTTTATACCTTCCAAATAGCAGTTGAGGGCTTGAGAGTTGCCTTGAACAATGCTGGTAGACTCCCTATGCACAAATTAGGCAACCTCAGGTCTACAAATATCAATTTTCATGAGCTATCGGTCGAGGAGAAATCACACTGTCTTCTTGCCCAAGCCCTTCGAAGCCGAGCTAAGCAATCCAAGGCAGTAGTGGCGGTAGTGGACGCGGGCAGCTTAGCTGGTCTAAGGAAGTTCTGGAACACTCCCATTCCTGAAGAAGTCAAAAATATTGTAGAAGAACTCGTGGTCTCTGAAGGTTCTGTTGTAGACGGTGATGGCGAAAAGAAATGGCGAGTGTCAGCTAAACCAGTTGTAGCTGTTGGTGCAGGTGCTACTGCTGTTCTGGGTGCATCTTCACTTTCCAAAGTTGTTCCTGTATCAACTGTGGTAAAGGTGGTTACGATGAACGTTCCGACATCTTTGAAGCTTTTCCTTACACACACATATAAAGTAACTGGCTTTGTACTTAGTAAGATCCTTGGTCCTTCGAAAGTTATGGCTCCAGGCTTTGCCGGGTCCGGGGCAAAAGTGTCCAGCATTTTTAAAGCAGCAGCTTCAGCTGAGAAAATACGGGTAGTTACTCATAGTGTCATAGCATCTGCCGAGAAAACCAGCTTTTCTGCCATGCGAACTGCATTATATGAGATCATGAGGAGGAGGCGGGTTCAACCAATTGGGTTTATGCCATTGGCCACCTTTGGGTTTAGCATTGCAACCTGCGGAGGATTGCTCGTGTGTGGAGATGGAATTGAATGTGCTGCTGAATCTTTTCCCGAAGCACCTTCTATTGCTTGTCTTGGTCGCGGGATCCAGAATTTGCAGCAAACTTCTCTTGCTGCTAAACGGTCATGCGGACACAAGATTCAAACAGCTATTGAATCG
- the LOC141587925 gene encoding uncharacterized protein LOC141587925 yields MSSVPYVEDAMTLWKELEERFAVVDGMSIHSLKTELRNCKQLKGASRTPAEWKALREAKKNERRKLFCTHCIVNGYEISACFIKQNKFPNWWGSRSRTLAELYRKRGVGSATGAAGGGATIRANVVLARNEQKNTGASVSTHSVSSTDKLSGISSPWIIDTGASYHVTCDLRCFVEKISIPARPVGLPNGQQVMASLMGTVHVNNAIILRRVLFVSSLTYSLISVSQLTLDNDYTLQFAKDSCYIQDHSSRTMIVVGEMRDGLYFLRSDDNLSVHTVGMVGSADLWHRRLEHPPEKVVQFIPSVRTFNSNKSKTRSHFLLLRAEDTIPSLDPSSLIFNDESPHPLSGFGGGGGVSDGLSSPNSSPTPHSETVGPTETVTTADPDQVTEPTETFEPITSTDPATTELGRGQRIKFPNSRLRGYVLGMTQSPSQYNSSSPPSSPSGNPYSLANYVNCDKFPSCHKTFLAAITTGVEPTSFKVAVQDDNWCQAMQNEIRALENNDTWELTMLPPDKKALGCRWVYKIKYKSDGSIERYKARFVVFGNHQVEGLDYGETFPPVVKMVTIRTFLDVVAVKKWELHQMDVHNAFLHGDLAEEVYAKLPPGFHNEKVSQVCRLKKSFYGLCQSPRCWFGKLTGALREYGFRQSYSDYSLFSYSADKVRLHVLVYVDDLVIAVSWKTKKQHTVSLSSAEAEYRSIAAIICELKWLKGLLTSLDVPISCSMQLFCDNQSAIHLAQNPVFHERTKHIEVDCHFVCDAISEGLVAPTHVSTTEQLADIFTKALGVQQFHYLLRKLGILDLHAPT; encoded by the exons ATGTCCAGCGTACCATATGTGGAAGACGCGATGACCCTATGGAAGGAATTGGAGGAACGCTTTGCAGTGGTTGATGGTATGTCTATCCACTCCCTTAAAACTGAACTCAGAAATTGCAAGCAACTAAAAG GAGCCTCCCGTACTCCGGCTGAATGGAAGGCTCTTCGAGAGGCCAAGAAAAATGAGCGCAGGAAGCTGTTCTGTACTCACTGTATAGTGAATGGGTATGAAATTTCTGCCTGTTTCATTAAACAAAACAAATTTCCTAACTGGTGGGGATCTCGGTCGCGCACCCTTGCTGAGTTATACCGTAAGAGAGGTGTCGGGTCTGCAACCGGGGCTGCTGGTGGGGGTGCTACTATTCGCGCCAATGTAGTCCTTGCTAGGAATGAGCAAAAAA ATACAGGTGCCTCTGTTTCTACCCATTCCGTCTCCTCGACTGACAAGTTATCTGGTATATCTTCTCCTTGGATTATAGATACAGGTGCCTCTTACCATGTCACATGCGATTTAAGGTGTTTTGTGGAGAAAATTTCGATTCCCGCGCGACCCGTTGGCCTTCCTAATGGGCAGCAGGTCATGGCTTCTCTTATGGGAACAGTACACGTCAATAATGCAATTATACTTCGTCGGGTTTTGTTTGTTTCTAGTCTTACGTATAGCCTTATCTCCGTATCCCAATTGACACTTGATAATGATTATACATTACAATTTGCTAAAGACTCGTGTTATATACAGGATCATTCCTCGAGGACGATGATTGTAGTAGGTGAGATGCGGGATGGCCTTTACTTTCTTCGCTCGGATGACAATCTCTCGGTTCATACAGTGGGCATGGTGGGTTCAGCTGATTTGTGGCACCGTCGTCTTGAACACCCGCCTGAGAAAGTGGTTCAATTTATACCTTCTGTTCGTACTTTTAATTCCAATAAAAGCAAG ACTCGTTCCCACTTTCTACTCCTGAGGGCTGAGGACACTATTCCTTCTCTTGACCCGTCTTCTCTCATATTCAATGATGAATCTCCTCATCCTCTTAGTGGGtttggtgggggggggggggtgtctgACGGTTTGTCGTCACCCAATTCAAGTCCAACGCCCCATTCTGAAACAGTGGGTCCTACGGAAACCGTGACAACTGCGGATCCTGATCAGGTTACTGAACCCACCGAGACATTTGAGCCCATAACGAGCACCGATCCCGCAACCACTGAGCTTGGTCGTGGCCAACGCATTAAGTTTCCTAACTCACGGCTGCGTGGATACGTCCTAGGTATGACTCAAAGTCCATCCCAGTATAACTCATCGAGTCCTCCTTCATCGCCCTCGGGTAATCCTTATTCTTTAGCAAATTATGTCAATTGTGATAAATTTCCGTCTTGCCACAAAACGTTCCTTGCAGCTATTACTACCGGTGTTGAGCCCACCTCCTTTAAAGTTGCTGTACAGGATGACAATTGGTGTCAGGCTATGCAAAATGAAATTCGTGCTCTTGAAAATAATGACACTTGGGAATTGACTATGCTTCCTCCCGACAAGAAGGCACTTGGTTGTCGTTGGgtgtataaaatcaaatataaatctgATGGTTCAATTGAACGCTATAAAGCTCGGTTTGTTGTCTTTGGTAATCACCAGGTGGAAGGTTTGGACTATGGTGAAACTTTTCCTCCGGTCGTCAAAATGGTAACTATCCGCACCTTCCTCGATGTGGTTGCTGTAAAGAAATGGgaacttcaccaaatggatgtacATAATGCATTCCTTCATGGTGATTTAGCTGAAGAAGTTTATGCGAAGCTCCCTCCGGGTTTTCATAACGAGAAAGTCAGTCAGGTATGCCGTTTAAAAAAGTCCTTCTATGGCCTATGTCAATCCCCTCGGTGTTGGTTTGGCAAACTTACAGGTGCACTTCGTGAATATGGATTCCGCCAGTCTTACTCAGATTATTCTTTATTCTCTTATTCAGCTGATAAGGTCCGTTTACATGTTCTTGTGTATGTCGACGATCTTGTTATAGCTG TTTCCTGGAAGACCAAAAAGCAGCATACCGTCTCTCTCTCTTCTGCTGAAGCGGAATATCGCTCCATTGCAGCTATCATTTGTGAGCTTAAGTGGCTCAAAGGTCTTCTTACAAGCCTGGATGTTCCCATCTCTTGTTCTATGCAGTTATTTTGCGACAATCAATCTGCTATTCATCTTGCCCAGAATCCTGTATTTCATGAACGAACAAAGCACATCGAAGTTGATTGTCACTTTGTTTGTGATGCCATATCGGAAGGCCTAGTAGCACCGACACATGTCTCTACGACCGAGCAACTAGCTGACATTTTTACGAAGGCATTGGGTGTTCAACAATTCCATTATCTTCTCCGCAAGTTGGGAATTTTGGATCtccatgctccaacttga